In the genome of Siniperca chuatsi isolate FFG_IHB_CAS linkage group LG17, ASM2008510v1, whole genome shotgun sequence, one region contains:
- the susd5 gene encoding sushi domain-containing protein 5 has product MRGRCNQIALSLLFGCLACLEVTSVVNADGRVFVLDLRNSSGLQGFRDAQRACASRHARLASSEELRYAVVECFFSQCTRGWLYGGSVGTTVCNVVGSALKAVDVKIENATEDAAHMDAFCIKDKGVPCGDPPSFPNARLQGHSGYELGDELMYTCMPGYVMPSGHSAFSLLCDSCGEWYGLVDICVKDEAVSHVDYEDKFTDSYGEGEHHNERPEEAHGEVYEEVHGAAYPEGKTSQAQQEMSFSVEAEEEHQDQHGEHEVEGEVISREFEGAVEGGEKDKERAVEDFIGHTRWEQERREVVTTDAAAATEAPVSLLSQKHLFWFPSEAFQEEGHPVSTNPVTQTTQRASGAQSEESKEHESQERNYHQHPVDVDDHDHEPDSYDDHDTDDQDDHGDGNHDDLDAHDDSHHDDQDDHDSHQEEDDRHDHVEHYIPAQHDDLDRQDRHENHDDHDDHYDMGEHEENRDRAHYGSQEYDDRDDTYDEHEGYEDHDDVTDDHGDREHPDGSEEHSDRDDHDDGEEHYDLEEDDHDRYTDHDDHDDHVDHKHDDHDSYDDHDSHEDVDDSHQHEIFSIATDERQNVTQKTAGGKATTDETWLDGYPVVPEETANGDSTTERVRPEDRERGTVVRTTDRPNEVEIRRPVPYTSLPEVPESPTTEPALKQGGVEEMWPGFIPTAIPSPDRSQPSDSPSYSDTLDYDTQQVAPTHSWLGDLTEHPFLHHDPAPPVHDGDILTKAMEEYPVHNLPGETGERGEMEGELGETICTGENCPPHPPSSSSRGPTVAAIIVVLCAVAAAVIVGVWCYRRQQQKSSMYDMNGKGQSQTRLGQQIEMQQKV; this is encoded by the exons ATGCGGGGTCGTTGTAACCAAATTGCTCTATCATTGCTCTTTGGATGCCTGGCTTGTCTTGAGGTGACCTCTGTTGTAAATGCAGACG gTCGAGTGTTCGTGTTGGACCTGAGGAACTCCTCTGGCCTGCAGGGCTTCAGAGATGCTCAGCGAGCTTGCGCTTCACGACATGCCCGCTTGGCATCATCAGAGGAGCTCCGTTATGCTGTGGTGGAGTGCTTCTTCTCCCAATGCACCCGTGGGTGGCTCTATGGAGGCTCAGTAGG GACCACAGTGTGTAATGTTGTGGGCAGTGCACTGAAAGCAGTGGACGTGAAAATAGAAAATGCCACAGAGGATGCTGCACACATGGACGCCTTCTGTATCAAAGACAAAG GTGTGCCGTGTGGTGACCCTCCATCCTTTCCTAATGCCCGTCTACAGGGGCACTCTGGGTATGAGTTGGGAGATGAGCTGATGTACACATGTATGCCAGGTTATGTAATGCCCAGTGGACACAGTGCCTTTAGCCTGCTGTGCGACAGCTGTGGAGAGTGGTATGGACTGGTGGACATATGTGTCAAAG atGAGGCTGTAAGTCACGTAGACTACGAGGACAAGTTCACAGATTCCTATGGAGAGGGAGAGCACCACAATGAGAGACCAGAGGAGGCTCATGGTGAGGTGTACGAGGAGGTGCATGGAGCTGCATACCCGGAAGGGAAAACGAGTCAGGCGCAGCAAGAGATGAGCTTTAGTGTTGAAGCGGAGGAGGAGCATCAAGACCAACATGGGGAGCATGAAGTGGAAGGAGAAGTGATTAGTAGAGAATTTGAAGGAGCTGtagaaggaggagaaaaagacaaggaaCGAGCTGTTGAGGACTTTATAGGTCATACGAGgtgggagcaggagaggagggaggtggtCACGACTGAtgcagctgcagccacagaagctcctgtctctcttctctcccagAAACACCTCTTCTGGTTTCCTTCTGAGGCCTTCCAGGAGGAGGGACACCCTGTCTCCACCAATCCAGTCACACAGACTACACAGAGGGCCTCAGGCGCCCAATCAGAGGAGAGCAAAGAGCATGAGAGCCAAGAAAGGAACTACCACCagcatccagtagatgttgatgACCATGATCATGAGCCAGACAGCTATGATGATCATGATACAGATGACCAAGATGATCATGGTGACGGCAACCACGACGACCTGGATGCCCATGACGACAGCCACCACGATGATCAAGATGACCATGACAGTCACCAGGAGGAAGATGACCGTCATGATCATGTGGAACATTACATTCCAGCTCAGCATGATGATCTGGATAGACAGGACCGCCACGAAAATCATGACGATCATGATGACCATTATGACATGGGTGAACATGAAGAGAACCGTGATCGTGCTCACTATGGTAGCCAGGAGTATGATGACCGAGATGATACTTACGATGAACATGAAGGCTATGAagatcatgatgatgtgactgACGATCATGGTGATCGAGAACACCCTGATGGCTCTGAAGAACATTCAGACCGTGATGACCATGATGATGGTGAGGAGCATTATGATCTGGAGGAGGATGATCATGACCGTTACACTGATCACGATGATCACGATGATCACGTAGATCACAAACACGATGACCATGACAGCTATGATGATCATGATAGTCATGAAGATGTCGATGACAGTCATCAGCATGAAATCTTTTCTATAGCAACAGATGAACGTCAGAACGTCACTCAGAAGACAGCAGGAGGGAAGGCCACCACAGATGAGACCTGGCTGGATGGCTACCCTGTCGTTCCAGAGGAAACAGCAAATGGTGACTCCACAACGGAAAGGGTAAGACCAGAGGATAGAGAGAGGGGGACAGTTGTCAGGACAACAGACAGACCCAATGAGGTGGAAATTCGTAGACCCGTCCCTTACACCAGCTTACCAGAGGTGCCCGAGTCTCCCACCACGGAGCCTGCCTTAAAGCAAGGGGGAGTGGAGGAGATGTGGCCTGGCTTCATCCCCACTGCTATTCCCTCCCCTGACCGCTCACAGCCCTCAGACTCCCCCTCATACTCCGACACCCTGGACTACGACACACAACAGGTAGCTCCCACCCACTCCTGGCTGGGTGACCTCACTGAGCACCCCTTCCTCCATCACGACCCAGCTCCACCGGTGCACGACGGTGACATCCTCACCAAAGCAATGGAGGAGTACCCTGTGCACAATCTGCCTGGTGAGACTGGAGAGAGGggtgagatggagggagagcTGGGGGAGACGATCTGTACAGGTGAGAACTGCCCTCCCCATCCTCCGAGCTCCTCCAGCCGAGGTCCAACTGTGGCAGCCATAATTGTGGTGCTGTGTGCGGTTGCCGCGGCGGTCATCGTCGGGGTGTGGTGTTACCGACGGCAACAGCA